Within Zootoca vivipara chromosome 10, rZooViv1.1, whole genome shotgun sequence, the genomic segment actccaccacactccttggtagcaaattccactgtcgaacagctcttactgtcaggaagttcttcctaatgtttaggtggaatcttctttcttgtagtttgaatctattgctccatgtccgcttctctggagcagcagaaaacaatatttctccctcctccatatgacatccttttatatatttgaacatggctatcatatcaccccttaaccttctcttctccaggctaaacatacccagctccctaagccattactcataaggcatcgtttccaggcctttgaccattttggttgccctcctctggacacgttccagcttgtcagtatccttcttgaactgcggtgcccagaactggacacagtactccaggtgaggtctgaccagagcagaatacagtggtactattactagtactattagtagtagtagtaattattattatttattatttatacccctcccatctggctgggtttccccagccactctgggaggctcccaacaaaatattaaaaacacaatgaaacattaaacattaaaaacttccctaaacagggctgccttcagatgtcttctaaaagtcagatagctgtttatctccctgacatctgaacAATCTGGAACGTCAACCAGCCAGGTCAAAATTCGCACCCGCTTCTGCTCTccccacctttgttgttgttgttgttgtttagtcgtttagtcgtgtccgactcttcgtgaccccatggaccatagcacgccaggcactcctgtcttgcactgcctcccgcagtttggtcaaactcatgttcgtagcttcgagaacactgtccaaccatcttgtcctctgtcgtccccttctcctagtgccctcaatctttcccaacatcagggtcttttccaaggattcttctcttctcatgaggtggccaaagtattggagcctcagcttcacgatctgtccttccagggagcactcagggctgatttccttaagaattgataggtttgatcttcttgcagtccatgggactctcaagagtctcctccagcaccataattcaaaagcatcaattcttcggcgatcagccttctttatggtccagctctcacttccatacatcactactgggaaaaccatagctttaactatacggacctttgtcggcaaggtgatgtctctgctttttaagatgctgtctaggtttgtcattgcttttctcccaagaagcaggcgtcttttaatttcgtgactgctgtcaccatctgcagtgatcaaggagcccaagaaagtaaaatctctcactgactccatttcttccccttctatttgccaggaggtgatgggaccagtggccatgatcttggtttttttgatgttgagcttcagaccatattttgcgctctcctctttcaccctcattaaaaggttctttaattcctcctcgctttctgccatcaaggttgtgtcatctgcatatctgaggttgttgatatttcttccggcaatcttaattccggcttgggattcatctagtccagcctttcgcatgatgaattctgcatataagttaaataagcagggagacaatatacaaccttgtcgtactcctttcccaattttgaaccaatcagttgttccatatccagttctaactgtagcttcttgtcccacatagagatttctcaggagacagatgaggtgatcaggcactcccatttctttaagaacttgccaaagtttgctgtggtcgacacagtcaaaggcttttgcatagtcaatgaagcagaagtagacgtttttctggaactctctagcttctCTCCCCACCTAGTTTTCTTATTTCTGCCCTCAGTACAGTACTCCATCTctgctttctcccttctccccctccacagGATGGCCACATTGACTTCATGGAGTACGTGGCCGCCCTCAGCCTTATCCTGCGAGGAAAGATGGAACAGAAGTTGCGCTGGTACTTCAAACTCTACGATGTAGATGGAAACGGCTGCATTGACCGTAGTGAATTGCTCAATATCATCAAGGTAACGGAGAGCTCTCTTTTCCTGGAGATGGCGCCGGAGCTGATTTCTGGAAAGGGAGAAGCCAGGGTTGAGATTGTGCTCATTTAGGTTAGCTGCTTCCTCATCCTTGGGAGTGGCAAAGGAGATGCCGCTCTGCGTAGTCTCAGAGACACACTCTTCTCATTGCCCCTTgaagtgccagatttacatataaggtaaacaagctatagcttagggccccactctcttggggagtcccaaaaaaattaaaggaacaaaACCATTCCTTTAATtccttttatatatctatatctatatctatatctatatctatatctatatatataaatgtaaaaatggtgaaagtgtgggctccacttttctccgtaaccgcttgaccaatcgtcctgaaatttggacacagtgATCCATGTCACTCCCCGAGTGTTTGCAGgggaaaaaatccctcaaatctcacacctgcacaggtagaaacctgcttttccaccaagtaaaacagtgccctcaagtggaattcctcccacagtacaccccctcccttcctgtgaaatctacaccacacccacaaaccaaataatgacatcatcaaccaagcaactgaaaccaccaaggtggccattaccagacccctaggccctgccaggctgctaggccccacTAGACCcgggaaggggaggagagggcgATCACCCAGATCACAGGTCGCAGaacggcctttgttttatttagGCCCATGccaggcccccaggcccccactaggcccgggagggggataacccacagcaacgcacttgggggcatggcaaggggtttttactttaaaatttagcggccgttgtgtcacatgcggggctccggcggccattttaagtaagggcactcatgccccttttaacctacgctttatactatgactgattgcaagcctatgggtctttaaaaaacaacaaccatgcactttctctctccagtttaagtcctcggatatttgcaatggccaaccaacccccccccccatttacaatctcctaccttgccacttcctgggtttttaatggaaccaaacagctcgggtgcttcggaACTCGCCTCCTCCCAGAGGAAACCCACTCtacaccccaccccacggatccTGCCCCCACCCGATCCCGCCGCCCACAGCCCACGAGACCCACacccatcctgccacccctatccacctgaaccagagccaatccgcaaccttacaagttgtgacagtttgctacgcagcaggcaaaacccaagtggcaccagccaatcagccaagtggggaaaattcctgccgtgcccgtcccaatgacaggtgacacacgacggcatagcagggtcatgcgtgcaagccctaaatatagggagaggtgggcactgagcccaaaagagaatctcagggacacgtgcagcgggttaaatagtggtcccttgatagctttgactggcatccctctggcccaattgctcctaagatcgagggaccaccaatagggtgttgtggccgctccagtgtccccacccacaacacagggtctggttgccaggttccaccgcaacacatgcccccTTGTGAGGGAGGAGCCAATATATTAAACAGCAATTGTAAACAATGCTTTTATGCAGTggttgtttattgttgttgttgttgttgtttagtcatttagttgtgtccgactcttcgtgaccccatggaccatagcacgccaggcactcctgtcttgcactgcctcccgcaatttggtcaaactcatgttcatagcttcgagaacactgtccaaccatctcgtcctctgtcgtccccttctcctagtgccctccatctttcccaacatcagggtcttttccagggagtcttctcttctcatgaggtggccaaagtattggagcctcagcttcaggatctgtcgtGTTGTTTATTAACTGAACCAAATGAGTGCCAAACTATTCTGTTGCAGGCAATCCGTGCCATCAATGGCTGCGACCACGAGACGAGCGCAGAGGAATTCACCAACCGTGTCTTCAACAGGATTGATGTCAATGGCGACGGTGAGCCCCTCCCCAAGGCCCTCCCcgctggcacacacaccccaggcccacccttgtcatagctgccaagttctccctttttttaagggaaattcccttatgctgaataggcttcctcacgagaaaagggaaaacttggcagctatgacccttgTTCCGCAGTCTGTTGCAAACTTTGCTGCCTAGAACTCTGCAGGTTCCAAACTCCGGGCCAAAAAGAGCAAAGCTCGAACCCATTACACagaccccacacacacacacacaaccctgaaCAGGGCCCTCCTCCCTTCACCAAACCTATCTGGGCCATGTAGGCCTTGGAATAGAAGGCAACTCTCTCACCTGTGCCACATTCAGCTGGCAATGATGGGCGAATTACGCATTATAGTTTACACAAATGCCCATAACTGGGCCCTGAGAACATCTGGGACTCTGTGGAGAGGGAAACTCTTTATGGAAGAGGGATTAGCACTGAGGACAAGaggcaggaggaaaaggaggaagagccTGTTTTCatggagtcatagagttggaagaggtaccaagggtcatctagtccaaccctctgcagtgcaggaatcacagcttctCTGCTCaatactcctttttttttttaaaggttttgttaCAAGCACTTGTTAGAGGACAAGAGTCTAAATCAGCTGGTGTCCCGGACCATAAGTCATGCCAATCAGGGCTGATGGAAGGTTtaataaactcatccccagtgctccTTGCCCtataaaaaagcattattcagaatagagGTTTGCGCAACCCACTGTGGAAAgtaaacaacacaataaaatgcaaaaccGTAACAATTAATTGTACATTTACTCAAAatccaataaaaactatttagtttaattttcAACAGAATTGATGAACTTGACCTAGTGATACCAGCTGTTCAAAgtctgatgttgttgtttagtcgtttagtcgtgtccgactcttcgtgaccccatggaccagagcacgccaggcactcctgtcttccactgcctcccgcagtttggtcaaactcatgttcgtagcttcaagaacactgtccaaccatctcgtcctctgtcgtccccttctcctagtgccctccatctttcccaacatcagggtcttttccagggagtcttctcttctcatgaggtggccaaagtcttggagcctcagcttcaggatctatccttccagtgagcactcagggctgatttcaagtctgatagtcatttacaacTCCAGCACCCACCAAGGTGACCCCCTGCCTCCCAGGGGACTGTACTATCCAGTTTGGGAACCAATAagttagtccaaaacatctcgagggcaccGAGTTGGGGAATTCATCTTCTCTAGGTCTTTGTTTTGCTGTGAAGCTCAGATCACAGTGAACTAGTTTcttgctctgctgagctttgaaAACGCTGAACCGCATTTTAACCAGTAACCCACCTTTTCTCGGTTGAGTTCTGGCTAAAGTTCAGTTGACAGGACCGAGTGACAAGGCTGCAGCACCTAAACAGCTCTCGGCTGGGAGTTCAGGGGAGCTGACTCAAAGTGTAGCTTGCTAGGCCAAAGTGAAGACTTTGCAAGAAGCCTTGCAAATCCCGAGCTCGCAAGAGCATCCCTGAAAAGGTCGTGCTGCAAAACAAAGATAAACTTCCCTGAACCAGAGCTCCGCAGAGAAGACTTGCAAGGAAGAATGACGCATAGTTACTTTGCTAAGTTTGCCGCAACCAGAtctggaagggctgtagctcagcgggtAGAGCACtcgctttgcatgtagaaggtcccagatacttgagaacacaagaagagcctgctggatcaggccaatggcccacctagtccagcgtcctgtccACACAGTGGCCAAGATGCCTGagtggggaaccagcaagcaggatagGAGCGCAATATCCCTCTTCTTTCCTggaatttccagcaactggtacagtgGGAGCAGGGGCATAGCGagccgccgcgacacccggggcggcaaattgccatgcacctggggggcgcagcgtcgctacgtAGTTATGTGGCAGGGTATCGCTGTCCCCCCGCGCCTCTaaagccgcgcacctccagctacaaactccaggtagaaaacCCGCTCAGCGTGGCACGCCCGCTGCACATGCGTATTACGTAGAGGGGTatcccccccccggtgactccaATCCGTGTGGTGCAGCGGGGCGGGTggcacttggcgcccccaccgcgactcccaagccgagcctctaGCCTCTCGGTAAAAAGTCCGCTTGgcgcggactttttaccgggaggctggaggctcggcttgggagtcgcgggggtggggggtgcccccccagagtggaacccagggTGGACCCCCCCATTGCGAGGCCCCTGGGTGGgagcttggttctcaaacttaatccattccagaagtccgctccaaaaccaaagcgttccaaaaccaaggcgcgctttccaatagaaagtaatgcaaaatggattattcCGCtccaaagttttaaaaacaaccccaatttaacattaattttactctctaacgagaccattgatccataaaatgaaatcaataatcaatgttctgtactataaaataaataagacagtattgtagatgataaaaaaacaaattaatttttttccttacTTGCACTAATGATAGTCATTatttgcagtcacacaatcaatcagtagctgaactgggttccacacagtcacaaaaacaaattaactgaaaaagcctcaaaaacaaaaccacaaacaaaatagcaaaaacaaaagcgtcaaactgaatccattccggaggtccgtttgacttccgaaatgttcaaaaaccaaggcgcggcttctgattggtgcaggcgccccagaaacaatagccgacaacggcatcagacgtttggcttccgaaaactggaacacttacttctgggttttcggtgtttgagaaccaaggtaccattgtattcagaagcattttagaGGCAGTGcctagccatcaatagccctctcctccacgaatttgtctcctcttttaaatccatgtagaatggtggccacccctgcctcttgtgggagcaaattccatagttttaactcccccccccagaaaaaaagaaaatggactggGGAGGGAAGCccgttttctcctcctctcactGTCTCCTGTTTCTCTGCCCCTCAGGCGAGCTCTCTCTGGAGGAGTTCATTGAAGGCGCGAGGAAAGACGACGAGTTCATGGAGGTGATGATGAAGAGCCTAGATCTGGAGCACATTGTGTCCATGATCAACAGCCGGCGGCGAAATAGCGTCTAGCAGCTGGACaggaatgcagggggggggggagtgagcatCCTCAGGTGTTGGAAGCAGCAGAGAAatacctggaggaggaggaggaatcccgGAGGGTAGATGAGTTTGGTGGAATGGGAGCAAGGTGCATTTGTGGAACAAGCAAAGGAGCATGACCTGAATGGAGAAGTGGTCCACAGGCCGTTTTCACCTGCTCTCCCGACTGCCTAGACGTGGGAGGTTAAGCCAGTCTGAGCGTGGGACCTTCTAGTTTTACGAACGCAGAACACTCTGTATGCAATACTAGGGCATTCCGTGCGTGGAAGAGTAGCTTTTAGATATCTTCATGGAAGAAGTAGGAGACTCCGCTGTGAGGTTTCTAGGCAGCCATGCTTCTCCCTTTCTCAAGACTCTTGCAGTTAGAAGGTTAGTTGCTGGGGCAGGTCACGATGTGGCTCTCGAAGCACTGTGAGCAGAGCCACCTCTGCCGGCACAAACACACCTGCCTGCGCATGTCCACCTCCCTTGGCCGCTGGCTGCGAAGGATCGCCTCCGTTCCAGGAGGATGTGCCCCCCAGGAAGGACATAAGGCTGCCTCGAGCAGTGAATATGGGGGTGCCATTCAGGGCGCCAAGTTGAGCCGTGGACCTAGTCCAAGAGTCCCCTGGCACAAGCCTGGGAGGTGCCCAGGAGTCCAGAGGGAATTGGGCCCTCTTAGTGGGAGTGGCTGCCGATTTGGATTTGGGCCCCCAAGTCTAGCCCTGCATCCACAAGAGGGACAGAAGATTTGCCCCACAAAAGgtcggactccccccccccccaggaaagggggaaggaggacATTGTAAATAGGAGGCCAGGCTCTTGCAGTATTTGCCACTCTTTCTTTGTACAGTTTGCAATTAAAAGGAGAGAAATCCGAGGGCTGCTTGTTTTTTATTCCCGTTGGCAAATGGTTCGTTTGAGTGGTGTCTTCTTAACCGACTGGCCGTTGGCAGAACAACAAGGGACACAGGAGTCACGGCGGCTGCCAGGGGACCTTaggaagcaggagagggagagaggaaagaccGGCTATCTTCCCCCAGCTGAACCTTTAGAGGAGATCTAGGATCAATGGCAAACATAGCATCAGAACAGTTTTCCCCAGGCTTTTTCTCTGGCTGGGTAAGCTCAGCTTCTCCCCATACTTACCCAtataaccgactctggggttgtggtgctcatctcgctttattggcagagggagctggcgtacagcttccaggcatgtggccagcatgacaaagccgcttctggcgaaccagagcagcgcacggaaacgccgtttaccttcccgctggagcggcccctatttatctacttgtacattgaggtggtttcaaactgctaggttggcaggcgctgggactgagcaacgggagctcaccccgtcgcaggaatttgaaccgccaatcttctgatcggcaagccctagggccaggggcgtacccaggatcaaaactaggggggcaaggggcggggccaaggcacgggagggaagggaggaagcacACACGGCGGGGGAGGAGCCAGAGCGCGATGGCTGCCGGGCGAGGGGGTcaccggcggcagcagcagaagctgctgagttcaatgggtcttgctcccagggaacagtgcacaagagggcaagcttcttagcgcccgctccgccaagcggcactaatgtggtggtcttttaaggtgccccacatgcccagaagcactctccttttttcttttcccctcctctgaacgcagttcagcagcaggatcATCAGCAGTGGAGAGTGCTTCTGAGcgccctcccgtgccttggccctgccccgcTTAGCAGGATCGGCAGCGGCGGGGGAGTCTCCAGAGGCAAGCGGCGGAGGAGAAGCACAGCTCAGCGGAGCGCGaattcggcgttcccgcccgccgcgcctccagcttcccgtcacgCTCTCTGGTTCCACGCCCTtgcgctccgccaggctgtgctccacctctgcccaccagccccgctggcagcgcAGCTCtcatgcgccggccctgcttctaggggggcagctgccccctcctgccccgcgctgggtacgcccatgcctagggctctgtggtttaacccacagtgccacccgcaccccaTATAGTTGGCAACCTGCAATTCCAACCCTTGATTTAGCTGGCTGTCTTCAGTCTGGTGGGCCTTGGATAAGTATTGTTATGtggcaccccaatctctgagcagcgaGAGACCCCAgcggttccaggcacttacccaggtttggtttccttggaatgaaggtcagtagagactgtggtgtctttaggatgtatggttttatttacacatatatgcaatttgcaaataagatggaggggctcacaccattaatcccccacccccaatcttccTTCTCCATTAGTAGCAGCCTTGGAACCAGCAGAGAGTAAGAAGGTCTCTGTGTCTCTGGCTTCCAGCCTCCTCTCAACTTCCTTTCCCTGGCTAGTAGCTAGGtaaaatgggaaaagccccacccatttgtcctatggcccagagcaggggtggacaACCTTGCAGCCCAAGGGCCGCAAGTGGCCCACGGGGGcagtttaaccagcccatgaacTGCCCCCGAACCAAACCACCCGCTCAGTGAGCCCCCATGCGCTGCGTTAAACGGCTTGGCAAGGCACGGGGACTTGCTTCCGCTGCGCCGGAAATAATGTCTGCGCACGCCCAGACACCGGAAATTGCACgtgtgatccggcccacggagagATCTCCGCAGGACTTGACCGGACCCAGGCAGGTAAAACCTTACTGAGCCCTGGCCCAGAGCAACTTCAGATACCCCTACAGATAGAGGGTCCTAAGAATTTGAAGGGACTTAGGGCATCATCtaggctgcccccccaaaaaaccaaactCATAGCAATATTAGGGATTCCATTTGTGTCCAAATGTCCATGTTGCAAAACTTGGTCAGGAGGTTCATGACTTCACAGGTGCTGGGCAAGCAGTGCTGTGCACAACTGGCTTCTGCTGCAAATTCACACATCCAGCTTTCCCAGAGCTTAATGTGGAAGAGCAAATGGTTCATTTGAATAGAACACAATGGGTGTGATGCCTAGGCAGCTAGTCAGACGGACGGACTTGGCCTTGTAAGCCGCCTGGGTGTGAAACTGCTTTGGATTCCAGGTGCAGGGTGTTCTGAGATGCTTGGAGGAGGAACAGGGTTCTCCAGGGAGCTGAATGACACCACGAAGCTGGAGAACATTGAGGAGGACCTCTCCATTGGTTCTGCCGGTGTTCCTCAGGCTGCTCCCTAAATTGTAATATTCACGAACACTTCCATcacacagaagggggggggatgagactGAAGGGACCAGGCAatatttttccttcctctcctattCAAGctgctttaaattaaaataaaataagtaatgcGATAGGAAAGAGAGAATGTTGAGAATGCATATGGAATtcgctcccgcaggaggcagtaaaGGCCATCAATGAAGACGGCTTTAAAGAAGGATTTGACAATTTCACAGAGACAATGgcaactagccacaatgactatgctcTGTTGGGGGGCAGCAatgttctgaatcccagttgctggagaccgcAGGAGGcatgagtgctcttgtgctcaaattcaGCTGACTGGGGCACCTGGTCAGCCActtagatgggtctttggccagatccagcaggctctgggGAGCCACCAAGATGGAAATCTGGGGATCCAAGTCTCCCATTGCCTTGCTTTGTTTGCCTCTCTTCATACCTACGCTAAAGAGGCTAcgcaaacatctctctctctctctctctctctctctctctctctctctctctctctctctctctctctctgccaccccacaACCCCTTTGCCCACTTGGCAAAGGAATGTTAGTGCTCTAGCAAAGCATCCCAGTGATTTTCCACTGGTAAGAGATGCAGGCTGGCACACCCAAACCTCAATTTCGCCAGGGCATTACATCAATCTTTGACTTGACAATGAGAGtgt encodes:
- the LOC118091245 gene encoding guanylyl cyclase-activating protein 1-like; amino-acid sequence: MGSNGSRTLDDLQTLEIHHWYKKFMTECPSGQLTEHEFKHFFGLRGLDPEANHYIEQMFHTFDMNKDGHIDFMEYVAALSLILRGKMEQKLRWYFKLYDVDGNGCIDRSELLNIIKAIRAINGCDHETSAEEFTNRVFNRIDVNGDGELSLEEFIEGARKDDEFMEVMMKSLDLEHIVSMINSRRRNSV